The Bacteroidota bacterium genome includes a region encoding these proteins:
- a CDS encoding ethanolamine ammonia-lyase reactivating factor EutA: MVFAAIDIGSNAVRLLFCNVYEKEPAPIIKKSSLIRVPIRLGEDVFKNGLISDEKADRLVLAMQAFKKLMLVYNVVTFRACATSAMREAVNGPQVVKRIKKEAEIDIEIIKGDVEAEIIFSTHLSDKFNDKKSYLYIDVGGGSSEITLFSKNKKTASRSFNIGTIRMLQQKDNKDEFNRMKKWIKVHTKDIKNTIAIGTGGNINKLSKLANKKDIKNISIEKLMELDAYLNKFTYQERIETLGLNPDRADVIVQATAIFIAIMKTAGTKKIFIPQTGLSDGIINLLYKDFQKKK, encoded by the coding sequence TTGGTATTTGCCGCAATAGATATTGGTTCAAATGCAGTTCGATTGCTTTTTTGTAATGTATATGAAAAAGAACCAGCTCCAATAATTAAAAAATCATCACTTATTAGAGTTCCCATACGCCTGGGAGAGGATGTTTTTAAAAATGGGCTGATATCTGATGAAAAGGCAGACAGATTGGTGCTTGCCATGCAGGCGTTTAAAAAACTTATGCTGGTATATAATGTTGTGACTTTTAGGGCATGTGCAACATCAGCGATGCGTGAGGCAGTAAATGGGCCACAGGTTGTAAAAAGAATAAAAAAGGAGGCAGAAATAGATATTGAAATTATTAAGGGAGATGTGGAAGCTGAAATAATATTTTCAACCCACCTTTCTGATAAATTTAACGATAAAAAATCCTATTTGTATATTGACGTTGGAGGAGGAAGCAGTGAAATTACTCTTTTTTCTAAAAACAAAAAAACAGCCTCCCGGTCTTTTAATATTGGAACAATTCGAATGCTTCAGCAAAAGGATAACAAAGATGAATTCAACCGGATGAAAAAATGGATTAAAGTGCATACCAAAGATATCAAAAACACTATTGCCATTGGAACAGGAGGGAATATCAACAAGCTTTCCAAATTGGCAAATAAAAAGGATATAAAAAACATCAGTATTGAAAAACTCATGGAATTGGATGCATACCTTAACAAATTCACTTACCAGGAAAGGATTGAAACACTTGGATTAAATCCAGACAGGGCTGATGTGATAGTACAAGCAACCGCTATTTTTATTGCCATAATGAAAACTGCAGGAACTAAGAAAATATTTATTCCCCAAACTGGGCTTTCTGATGGCATTATAAACTTGCTTTATAAGGATTTTCAAAAGAAGAAATGA
- the ppk1 gene encoding polyphosphate kinase 1 yields MSTKKVEVINREISWLSFNERVLQEACDPTVPLIERIKFLGIFSNNRDEFFQVRVATIKRMAKIGKKAQEIIGENPSKVLKEIQEIVIKQQKLFESTYKNLLKEFEKQNIFIINESQLSKKQGEFVKNYFHQVVRPTLVPIMLDDSLAFPYLKEKATHLLVKLNSHKKSIKAKHAVLEVPSSALSRFVVLPSEQNKHYIIILDDVIRYCLNDIFLIFDFKSIEAHTIKLTRDAELDIDNDINKSLIEKITKSLKKRKTGAPVRLVYDGEMAPDLLNLLTTKLKLNENDNLIPGGRYHNFKDFMNFPDIGLAELRYQAMPCFAHPDFAKKHKNMFEVIRKKDVLLTYPYQSFGHVIDLLREAAIDPDVLAIKISLYRVAKNSNIINTLVNAQKNGKSVTVILELQARFDEEANIYWANKLQDEGVKVIFGVPGLKIHAKLFLITRKNGSKTEEYAHIGTGNFNENTSGIYSDHSLLTADKRITMEVIKLFNFFTNNFKTNTYRHLIVSPFSMRKRFIQLINNEIKNANAGKKAFIHIKLNNITDAVLIEKLYEASKAGVKIKMMIRGVCSLIPGIKKFSQNIEVISIVDRFLEHSRIFAFCNEGEELYFLSSADWMVRSMDHRVEVACPIYDKQIQKEIKDFMNIQFKGNIKSRVINGERNNSYRKIDSDKPVRAQYELYEYFRNKLQN; encoded by the coding sequence ATGTCAACTAAAAAAGTTGAAGTCATTAACAGAGAAATTAGCTGGTTATCATTTAATGAACGGGTATTGCAGGAAGCATGTGATCCTACAGTTCCATTGATTGAAAGAATTAAATTTTTGGGCATATTCTCTAATAACCGTGATGAGTTTTTTCAGGTAAGGGTTGCAACGATAAAAAGAATGGCCAAAATTGGGAAAAAAGCACAGGAAATTATTGGCGAAAACCCTTCAAAAGTTTTAAAAGAGATACAGGAAATTGTAATTAAGCAGCAAAAGCTCTTTGAGAGTACTTACAAAAATTTATTAAAGGAGTTCGAAAAGCAAAATATCTTTATCATAAATGAAAGTCAACTTTCAAAGAAACAAGGCGAATTTGTAAAGAATTATTTTCACCAGGTTGTAAGGCCAACACTTGTTCCAATTATGTTGGATGATTCCCTTGCATTTCCTTATCTTAAGGAAAAAGCAACACATTTATTGGTAAAGTTAAACAGCCATAAAAAATCAATAAAAGCAAAGCATGCAGTACTCGAAGTACCTTCTTCTGCACTATCTAGATTCGTGGTTTTGCCAAGTGAACAGAACAAGCATTACATCATTATTCTTGATGATGTAATACGGTATTGCCTGAATGATATTTTCTTGATTTTTGATTTTAAAAGTATTGAGGCACATACCATAAAACTGACCCGTGATGCGGAACTTGATATTGACAATGACATTAACAAAAGCCTGATAGAGAAAATCACAAAGAGTCTTAAGAAAAGAAAAACGGGAGCCCCGGTAAGGTTGGTTTATGATGGAGAAATGGCACCCGATCTTTTAAATTTATTGACTACAAAATTGAAACTAAATGAAAATGATAATTTAATACCAGGGGGGAGATACCATAATTTTAAGGACTTTATGAATTTCCCGGATATTGGCCTTGCAGAATTAAGATACCAGGCTATGCCCTGTTTTGCTCATCCGGATTTTGCTAAAAAACATAAAAACATGTTTGAAGTAATTAGGAAAAAAGATGTATTGCTAACCTACCCATACCAATCTTTTGGACATGTAATTGATTTGCTGCGCGAAGCGGCAATTGACCCTGATGTTTTAGCCATAAAAATTTCACTCTACAGGGTGGCTAAGAATTCAAATATCATTAATACCTTGGTTAATGCCCAAAAAAACGGAAAAAGCGTAACTGTTATCCTGGAATTGCAAGCCAGATTTGATGAAGAGGCAAATATATATTGGGCAAACAAACTCCAGGATGAAGGAGTAAAGGTAATTTTTGGCGTTCCCGGTCTTAAAATTCATGCAAAATTATTTCTCATCACTCGAAAAAATGGAAGCAAAACAGAAGAATATGCTCACATAGGAACCGGGAATTTCAACGAAAACACCTCCGGGATTTATTCTGATCATAGCCTGTTAACAGCAGATAAAAGAATTACTATGGAAGTAATAAAGCTGTTTAACTTTTTTACAAATAATTTCAAAACCAATACTTACCGACATCTGATTGTTTCTCCATTTTCAATGCGAAAAAGGTTTATACAACTAATTAACAATGAAATTAAGAATGCAAATGCAGGTAAAAAAGCATTTATTCATATCAAACTAAATAATATTACTGATGCAGTGCTTATTGAAAAATTATATGAAGCAAGCAAAGCGGGAGTTAAAATTAAGATGATGATAAGGGGTGTATGTTCTCTTATTCCCGGAATTAAAAAATTTAGTCAGAACATTGAAGTAATAAGTATTGTTGACCGATTTTTGGAACATTCCCGGATTTTTGCTTTTTGTAATGAGGGTGAAGAGCTGTATTTTTTATCCTCAGCAGATTGGATGGTAAGGAGCATGGATCACAGGGTTGAGGTTGCCTGTCCAATTTATGATAAACAAATACAAAAGGAGATTAAGGATTTTATGAATATACAATTCAAAGGAAACATTAAATCACGTGTAATTAATGGGGAAAGAAACAATTCCTACCGCAAAATTGATTCAGATAAACCAGTGAGGGCTCAATATGAGCTATATGAGTATTTTAGAAACAAGCTGCAAAATTAA